The following coding sequences are from one Rutidosis leptorrhynchoides isolate AG116_Rl617_1_P2 chromosome 11, CSIRO_AGI_Rlap_v1, whole genome shotgun sequence window:
- the LOC139877252 gene encoding cytochrome b-c1 complex subunit 8-2, mitochondrial-like has product MGKIPVKIKSVVYGLSPFQQKVMPGLWNQFTHKVTHKVTDNWINTILLVGPVVGVYSYVKSYQETEKLEHRY; this is encoded by the exons ATGGGGAAAATTCCGGTGAAGATCAAATCGGTTGTTTACGGATTATCTCCTTTTCAACAAAAAGTGATGCCAGGTCTATGGAACCAATTCACACATAAAGTTACTCATAAGGTCACCGACAACTGGATTAACACCATTCTTCTGGTCGGACCTGTTGTCGGTGTTTACTC GTACGTTAAGAGTTACCAGGAAACAGAGAAATTGGAGCATAGGTACTGA
- the LOC139874511 gene encoding uncharacterized protein — MQKYLQLLKELAVRFEHFELAQVPRSQNKKADALSKLAALTFSHFQKQVWVEELPSKSTDNDLMAASVVEEQPNWMEPILEYIRSDILPSDKREARLVRERAPMYIIQNDILYRKSYCGPMMRCVGPIEAEMIIDEVHNGSCTLHSSYKTIAGKLCGWVTFGHPYIAMLHKLLSVVKAAKGPGNVKFLIVAINYFTKWVEAKAVRTITGVQVRNFVWEYIVCRFVAYPQANGLCEVTNRDVVSGIKKRLCEKLTGLVDELPNILWAHHTTFKKSIGETPFSLVYGSEAVIPAEILVPTHRVANFEEEVNDDALGENLNFIEERRLMAAIREANNKQQISKYYNKRVRALSFDVDEWVLRNNDASRVEKLGKLGPNWEGPYQVVTINAASSYKLADVEGRTLPNAWHAALLKRYYA; from the exons ATGCAGAAATATTTGCAGTTGTTGAAAGAATTGGCAGTGCGGTTCGAGCATtttgaactcgcgcaagtgccaagaagtcaaaataagaaggcggatgctttGAGTAAGTTGGCCGCTCTAACGTTttcgcactttcaaaaacaagttTGGGTTGAGGAATTGCCAAGCAAGTCAACAGATAACGACTTAATGGCCGCGTCCGTTGTAGAAGAacagccaaattggatggaaccaatccTGGAATACATTCGCAGTGATATTTTGCCAAGTGATAAGCGCGAAGCTCGCTTAGTAAGAGAGCGAGCACCAATGTATATCATTCAAAATGACATTTTATATCGCAAGTCATACTGTGGTCCAATGATGCGATGTGTGGGCCCAATTGAAGCAGAAATGATAATTGATGAAGTGCATAACGGTTCTTGTACATTGCATTCAAGCTATAAAACTATCGCGGgaaaattatgcggatgggttacttttggccatccctatatcGCGATGTTGCACAAATTGTTAAGCGTTGTAAAAgctgccaaag GACCTGGCAATGTCAAATTCCTGATTGTGGCAATTAACTACTTtacaaaatgggttgaagctaaggcagTTCGCACTATCACTGGTGTGCAAGTGAGAAATTTTGTGTGGGAGTATATTGTTTGCAGATTTG TGGCATATCCACAGGCTAATGGCTTATGCGAAGTAACCAACCGTGATGTTgtaagcggtattaaaaagaggttgTGCGAAAAGCTAACTGGTTTGGTGGATGAATTACCCAATATTTTGTGGGCACACCACACTACTTTCAAGAAAAGCATaggggaaacaccttttagtttggtgtaCGGCTCTGAGGCAGTAATACCCGCTGAAATTCTTGTGCCAACGCATAGAGTCGCTAACTTTGAGGAAGAAGTAAACGATGATGCATTGGGCGAGAATTTGAATTTCATTGAAGAGCGAAGGTTAATGGCTGCTATCAGAGAGGCAAATAATAAACAGCAAATTTCcaagtattataacaaaagagtgcgCGCTTTATCTTTTGATGTAGACGAGTGGGTACTGCGAAATAATGATGCAAGTAGAGTAGAAAAACTTGGCAAATTAGGACCTAACTGGGAGGGTCCTTATCAAGTTGTGACAATTAATGCAGCAAGTTCATATAAGCTCGCAGATGTGGAAGGGCGGActttacctaatgcgtggcatgctgcTTTATTAAAGCGATACTATGCGTAA